One stretch of Tachysurus fulvidraco isolate hzauxx_2018 chromosome 12, HZAU_PFXX_2.0, whole genome shotgun sequence DNA includes these proteins:
- the LOC113662019 gene encoding secreted Ly-6/uPAR domain-containing protein 2-like has translation MKMLLVTLALALLLTSGSALKCHKCTPDGKCSIVTCTSGQDTCVATRVFTPSGSFVGKRCLTRAQCLQLQKTNKFPVACCGTDLCNKVVP, from the exons ATGAAGATGCTGCTTGTGACTCTGGCTCTTGCCCTTCTGCTGACCAGTG GTTCTGCCCTTAAATGTCACAAGTGTACTCCTGATGGAAAATGTTCTATTGTAACCTGTACCAGTGGTCAAGACACCTGTGTTGCCACAAGGGTGTTTACCCCCAGTG GTTCATTTGTTGGAAAGAGATGCTTAACACGGGCTCAGTGTTTGCAGTTGCAGAAAACTAACAAATTTCCTGTTGCATGCTGTGGGACGGACCTTTGCAATAAAGTTGTTCCCTGA